A single genomic interval of Bradyrhizobium sp. AZCC 1693 harbors:
- a CDS encoding NAD(P)/FAD-dependent oxidoreductase: protein MTAGPVVIIGAGHAGFQLAMSLRQHGFSERIALLNDEGHLPYQRPPLSKAYLKGTGGPDSLMFRPEKFYSDQNIELISDRALSIDRAARKVLLASGTSLDYGHLVLATGARNRLLDIPNANLDSVRYLRTLDESQSLRDYIGPGQRVVVIGAGFIGLEFAATARAKGLEVDVIELAPRVMARAVTAEISEHFQSRHTAAGIRIHLGVQVTSIESDGSKVTGVSVSDGRHIKADLIVVGVGVLPNVELAAEAGLKVAAGIVVDEHLLTSDPNISAVGDCALYASPRFGGSLRLESVQNATDHARCVAARLTGDAKPYDGLPWFWSDQGPDKLQMVGLTTGYDRVVVRGDRAQGAFSAFCYKAGQLVGIESVNRAGDHMFGRRLLAAHGSITPEQAADSGFDLKSALG from the coding sequence ATGACGGCAGGACCGGTTGTCATCATTGGCGCGGGCCATGCGGGCTTTCAGCTTGCGATGTCGCTGCGCCAGCACGGCTTTTCCGAACGCATCGCGCTGTTGAACGATGAAGGCCATCTGCCGTACCAACGGCCGCCGCTGTCCAAGGCTTATCTGAAGGGAACCGGCGGACCCGACAGCCTGATGTTCCGCCCGGAAAAATTCTATTCCGACCAGAACATCGAGCTGATCTCCGATCGCGCGCTGTCGATCGACCGCGCCGCGCGCAAGGTGTTGCTCGCCTCCGGCACGTCGCTCGATTACGGCCACCTGGTGCTGGCGACCGGTGCGCGCAATCGGCTGCTCGATATCCCGAACGCCAATCTCGACAGCGTGCGCTATCTGCGGACGCTCGACGAAAGCCAGTCCTTGCGGGACTACATCGGCCCGGGCCAGCGCGTCGTCGTGATCGGCGCCGGATTCATCGGCCTCGAATTTGCCGCGACCGCGCGGGCCAAAGGTCTCGAAGTCGACGTCATCGAGCTCGCGCCGCGGGTGATGGCGCGCGCGGTGACGGCGGAGATTTCGGAACATTTTCAATCGCGGCATACCGCGGCCGGCATCCGGATTCATCTCGGCGTGCAGGTCACGAGCATCGAGAGCGACGGCAGCAAGGTCACCGGTGTGAGCGTCAGCGACGGGCGGCATATCAAAGCCGACCTGATCGTGGTCGGCGTCGGCGTGCTGCCCAATGTCGAGCTGGCGGCGGAGGCGGGGTTGAAGGTCGCGGCCGGCATCGTGGTCGACGAGCATTTGCTGACCTCCGATCCGAACATCTCGGCGGTGGGCGATTGTGCGCTGTATGCGAGCCCACGGTTCGGCGGCTCGCTGCGGCTGGAATCCGTGCAGAACGCCACCGACCACGCGCGCTGCGTCGCGGCCCGGCTGACCGGCGATGCCAAGCCCTATGACGGCTTGCCCTGGTTCTGGAGCGATCAGGGCCCCGACAAGCTGCAGATGGTGGGACTGACCACCGGCTATGACCGCGTGGTGGTGCGCGGTGATCGTGCGCAAGGGGCGTTCTCGGCGTTCTGCTACAAGGCCGGACAACTCGTCGGCATCGAGTCGGTCAACCGCGCCGGCGACCACATGTTCGGCCGGCGCCTGCTTGCCGCGCACGGCTCGATCACGCCCGAGCAGGCGGCTGACAGCGGCTTCGACCTGAAGAGCGCGCTCGGTTGA
- a CDS encoding enoyl-CoA hydratase/isomerase family protein translates to MPSSDDTAASDPALLRIEGPIATITLNRPAAFNSINLSIAQKLEQLGGEVEGNDDIRVLVIEGEGRAFSAGGDLQTIGAAAANDTVAPVVGELLKHYHAFIETVRRMPKIVLSSVHGSAAGAGMGLAFVADLCIAADDARFTPAYAKIGVSPDGGSTVGMVGTVGTRRALQIFLAEDSFTAQQAYEWGLVARVVPAAELKAETRKFAERLAQNPPAAISGTKSLIYQAAVTPTRQQLDAEEAKIIDAMRTEDFRVAVKKFTSKGK, encoded by the coding sequence ATGCCGTCCTCCGATGATACCGCCGCCAGCGACCCTGCCCTGCTCCGGATCGAGGGTCCAATTGCCACCATCACCCTGAACCGGCCCGCGGCCTTCAATTCCATCAATCTGTCGATCGCGCAAAAGCTCGAGCAACTCGGCGGCGAGGTCGAGGGCAATGACGATATCCGTGTGCTTGTGATCGAGGGCGAAGGCCGCGCCTTCTCGGCCGGCGGCGATCTGCAGACCATTGGAGCCGCCGCCGCCAACGATACCGTCGCGCCCGTGGTCGGCGAGTTGCTGAAGCACTACCATGCCTTTATCGAGACGGTGCGCCGGATGCCGAAGATCGTACTCTCCAGCGTTCACGGCTCCGCCGCCGGAGCCGGCATGGGCCTGGCCTTCGTTGCCGATCTCTGCATTGCCGCCGATGACGCCCGCTTCACGCCGGCCTATGCCAAGATCGGCGTCTCGCCGGATGGCGGCAGCACCGTCGGCATGGTCGGCACCGTCGGCACCCGCCGCGCGCTGCAGATCTTTTTGGCCGAGGACAGTTTTACCGCGCAGCAGGCCTATGAATGGGGCCTGGTCGCCCGCGTCGTTCCGGCGGCAGAGCTGAAGGCCGAAACGCGCAAATTCGCCGAGCGGCTGGCCCAGAATCCGCCCGCGGCGATCTCAGGCACCAAATCGCTGATCTATCAGGCCGCGGTTACGCCGACCAGGCAGCAGCTCGATGCCGAGGAAGCGAAGATCATCGACGCCATGCGCACCGAAGATTTTCGCGTTGCGGTGAAGAAGTTCACCAGCAAGGGGAAGTGA
- a CDS encoding histidine phosphatase family protein: MATPSRSFLCLRHGVTDWNAQGLFQGRTDVPLNGEGIAQAHAAAERLRNIPFDHVVASPLSRALKTAEIIASARHTPLDVDDGIIECDFGSLEGTSIAETMKAHGLRTVEDLVSILPPDGEPWPSISARALSCVSRWFHRHPQAVILFVCHDAVMQAMSEALCGQWIDNRHGTLFRYDRAGDVWSVAEVDSLAPLSMSSLRTQGPITTGSCCSGRRQPSRFNRENNAIWVPAFAGTTVESSSGRCTPSPTAT; the protein is encoded by the coding sequence GTGGCGACACCGTCACGCTCCTTTCTGTGCCTCCGCCACGGCGTCACCGACTGGAACGCTCAAGGCCTGTTTCAGGGCCGCACCGATGTTCCCTTGAACGGCGAAGGCATTGCTCAAGCGCATGCGGCGGCAGAACGGCTACGAAATATACCTTTCGACCATGTCGTGGCCAGTCCGCTGTCCCGTGCGCTGAAGACCGCCGAGATCATCGCCTCGGCAAGGCACACGCCGCTCGATGTCGATGATGGCATCATCGAATGCGACTTCGGCAGCCTCGAGGGAACGTCGATTGCGGAGACGATGAAGGCGCACGGCCTGCGGACGGTGGAAGACCTGGTTTCCATTCTGCCGCCGGATGGCGAACCATGGCCGTCAATCTCTGCGCGAGCGCTAAGCTGCGTCAGCCGATGGTTCCACCGTCATCCGCAAGCAGTAATCTTGTTCGTCTGCCACGATGCCGTGATGCAGGCGATGTCGGAAGCGCTCTGCGGCCAGTGGATCGACAACCGCCACGGCACGCTGTTCAGGTATGACAGAGCTGGCGATGTCTGGAGTGTTGCCGAGGTGGATAGCCTCGCCCCACTCTCGATGTCGTCCCTGCGAACGCAGGGACCCATAACCACCGGCTCTTGTTGTTCTGGAAGGCGTCAGCCATCTCGCTTCAACCGAGAGAACAACGCGATATGGGTCCCTGCGTTCGCAGGGACGACGGTGGAATCTAGTTCGGGCAGATGTACCCCGTCCCCGACGGCGACTTGA